From Arcobacter lacus, one genomic window encodes:
- a CDS encoding sensor domain-containing diguanylate cyclase gives MFRNKLFLKIVMIFTLPVLGILYFSSILVLEKIEMANEVESNHNNLNYIKTVEEFVSSLEKEQQLSFKYLSTKTLKNELLEQQEISKKSLLSLEKYRQTKNELKKYKLEIEDLVALREKINYLKATPEEIEKCFEQTTKMAVDSMFLIKFAKLSNDFRVDLSKMNHFLNTNQSIEGISKIFTDMLGQLEKEVAIFDRDVIIERNLSFIYLFFCFFTLISLFFVLKNIIYNEQKSFDKIQKHKQIYEILNATNKFLMKTFDKERLYSNICELLSENEHLRFCFIYDFSSKMIVAKNGELKDIVISQADKYEDFSQDNLVSKTMKYESNIIVNNFKEKNISVFYKDAEKLNINSMATFPIKKFNEVVGVLIIYSKELEFFDQEVEILFDKLVSDITHCLEKIEYEDIRLKQEAELRLSSYAFDSSAPMIITDVYNNIVKVNQAFCKIMGYSKEEIVGQNPRIFKTAHQDKDFVENLWNNLKINGSWSGDVYNKKSNDEIIALKATITVIKNQDDKITNYLGQYMDNSEQKDKEKILEYQATHDNLTGLPNRLLLTDRIEHAITKTVRHKIFGGLIFIDLDNFKAVNDTLGHDIGDILLITVAKKIKQVIRDEDTVSRIGGDEFIVLLDNIGNNSIDAKKNITSLAEKIKETLNAITHIEGHVNISTPSIGITLFSDASVSVKDIIKQADTAMYSAKKQGKNAIEFF, from the coding sequence TTGTTTAGAAACAAATTATTTCTAAAAATTGTAATGATTTTTACCTTACCTGTATTAGGTATATTATATTTTAGTTCAATTTTAGTTCTTGAAAAAATAGAAATGGCAAATGAAGTTGAATCAAATCATAATAATTTAAATTACATAAAAACGGTAGAGGAATTTGTTTCATCTTTGGAAAAAGAACAACAATTATCTTTTAAATATTTATCTACAAAAACTCTAAAAAATGAACTATTAGAACAACAAGAAATATCAAAAAAATCTCTATTATCTCTAGAAAAATATAGACAAACTAAAAATGAATTAAAAAAATATAAGTTGGAAATTGAAGATTTAGTTGCTTTAAGAGAAAAAATTAATTATTTAAAAGCAACTCCAGAAGAGATAGAAAAATGTTTTGAACAAACAACAAAAATGGCTGTTGATTCTATGTTTTTGATTAAATTTGCAAAATTATCTAATGATTTTAGAGTAGATTTATCAAAAATGAACCATTTTTTGAATACAAATCAAAGCATAGAGGGTATATCAAAAATTTTTACTGATATGTTAGGACAATTAGAAAAAGAAGTTGCTATCTTTGATAGAGATGTTATTATCGAAAGAAATTTAAGTTTCATTTATCTATTCTTTTGCTTTTTCACTTTAATATCTTTATTTTTTGTATTAAAAAATATTATTTATAATGAGCAAAAATCATTTGATAAAATTCAAAAACATAAACAAATTTATGAAATTTTAAATGCAACAAATAAATTTTTGATGAAAACATTTGATAAAGAGAGACTTTATTCGAATATATGTGAACTTTTAAGTGAAAACGAACATTTAAGATTTTGTTTTATATATGATTTCTCTTCGAAAATGATTGTTGCTAAAAATGGTGAATTAAAAGATATAGTTATCTCTCAAGCTGATAAATACGAAGATTTTTCTCAAGATAATTTAGTTTCAAAAACTATGAAGTATGAATCGAATATTATAGTAAATAATTTCAAAGAAAAAAATATTTCGGTATTTTATAAAGATGCTGAAAAATTAAATATTAATTCAATGGCAACATTTCCTATTAAAAAATTTAATGAAGTAGTTGGTGTTTTAATAATCTATTCAAAAGAATTGGAATTTTTCGATCAAGAAGTAGAAATTTTATTTGATAAACTTGTAAGTGATATTACTCATTGTTTAGAAAAAATAGAATACGAAGATATAAGATTAAAACAAGAAGCTGAATTAAGACTTTCTTCTTATGCTTTTGACTCTTCAGCACCTATGATTATTACAGATGTTTACAATAACATCGTAAAAGTAAACCAAGCATTTTGTAAAATAATGGGTTATTCAAAAGAAGAAATAGTTGGACAAAATCCAAGAATTTTTAAAACTGCACATCAAGATAAAGATTTTGTTGAAAATCTATGGAATAACCTAAAAATAAATGGTAGTTGGAGTGGAGATGTTTATAATAAAAAGTCTAATGACGAGATAATTGCTTTAAAAGCTACAATTACAGTAATAAAAAATCAAGATGACAAAATAACAAATTATTTGGGTCAGTATATGGATAATAGTGAGCAAAAAGATAAAGAAAAGATATTAGAATATCAAGCAACTCACGATAATCTTACTGGTTTACCAAATAGATTATTATTGACTGATAGAATAGAACACGCAATTACAAAAACAGTAAGACATAAAATTTTTGGTGGATTAATTTTTATTGATTTAGATAATTTTAAAGCAGTTAATGATACTTTAGGACATGATATTGGTGATATTTTATTGATTACTGTTGCTAAAAAAATAAAACAAGTAATTAGAGATGAAGATACTGTTTCAAGAATAGGTGGAGATGAATTTATCGTTTTACTAGATAATATTGGAAATAATAGTATTGATGCTAAAAAGAATATAACTAGTCTTGCTGAAAAAATAAAAGAGACACTAAATGCAATTACACATATCGAAGGACATGTAAATATATCAACACCAAGTATTGGAATAACTCTATTTAGTGATGCAAGTGTTAGTGTGAAAGATATTATAAAACAAGCTGATACAGCTATGTATTCGGCTAAAAAACAAGGGAAAAATGCAATAGAATTTTTCTAA
- a CDS encoding DedA family protein, translating into MEQFIQDWGYLALFLYTFGGGFVGLAIAGALSYAGDLNIYVCVAVASVSNFVGSQFLFFLARKNKTYAKDIMKKYGRKVALTHIIMKKYGSFVIFIQKFIYGVKTLVPLAIGITKYSVIKFTIFNAIASTIWACVIGYVSFTAGKFLLSLSEDFKYVGLVAVTAIILIVIFTNKNRK; encoded by the coding sequence ATGGAACAATTTATCCAAGACTGGGGATATTTAGCACTATTTTTATATACATTTGGTGGAGGATTTGTAGGACTTGCAATAGCAGGAGCATTGTCTTATGCAGGAGATTTAAATATTTATGTTTGTGTTGCAGTTGCATCTGTATCAAATTTTGTTGGTAGCCAGTTTTTATTTTTTTTAGCTAGAAAAAATAAAACTTATGCAAAAGATATAATGAAAAAATATGGAAGAAAAGTTGCTTTAACTCATATAATAATGAAAAAGTATGGTTCTTTTGTTATTTTTATACAAAAATTTATTTATGGAGTAAAAACTTTAGTTCCTTTAGCTATTGGTATTACAAAATATTCTGTTATCAAATTTACTATTTTTAATGCAATTGCATCTACTATTTGGGCTTGCGTTATAGGATATGTAAGTTTTACTGCTGGAAAGTTCCTTTTAAGTTTGAGTGAAGATTTTAAATATGTTGGACTTGTAGCTGTAACAGCTATTATTTTGATAGTTATATTTACAAATAAAAATAGAAAATAA
- a CDS encoding DUF4197 domain-containing protein, with protein MKKSIIVSALVLGTTFSFALDLGSIAKSVMENVADSKTTTSNTTTSSTNSNLDNTTISSALKEALKNGVSYATTELGKDNGYLNNKNVKIPLPDNIKAAETIIRKAGGDKMADDLINSMNNAATKAAPKTAEIFVDAIDKMSLTDAQKVLNGGDTAATEYFKTNTTSSLKEAIKPIIQETMKENQVAGYYDTLNNYYQSSAKGLVDNSSITNLAKNFGVDSYIPGNSNQSLDDYVTSKAIDGLFTIIAQKEAAIRKNPLEQTSTILKEVFGK; from the coding sequence ATGAAAAAATCGATTATTGTTTCAGCTTTAGTTTTAGGAACAACTTTTTCTTTTGCTTTAGATTTAGGAAGCATTGCAAAAAGTGTGATGGAAAATGTTGCAGATAGTAAAACTACTACTTCAAATACAACAACTTCTTCTACAAACTCTAATTTAGATAATACAACAATATCTAGTGCATTAAAAGAAGCTTTAAAAAATGGAGTATCTTATGCAACAACAGAACTAGGAAAAGATAATGGTTACTTAAATAATAAAAATGTAAAAATTCCTTTACCTGATAATATAAAAGCAGCAGAAACTATCATAAGAAAAGCTGGTGGAGACAAAATGGCTGATGATCTAATAAACTCTATGAATAATGCAGCAACAAAAGCAGCTCCAAAAACGGCTGAAATTTTTGTAGATGCTATTGATAAAATGAGTTTAACAGATGCTCAAAAAGTATTAAATGGTGGAGATACAGCAGCAACAGAATATTTTAAAACAAATACAACTTCATCTTTAAAAGAAGCAATTAAACCAATCATTCAAGAAACAATGAAAGAAAATCAAGTAGCAGGTTACTATGATACTTTAAACAACTATTATCAATCAAGTGCAAAAGGTTTAGTTGATAATAGTTCAATCACAAACTTAGCTAAAAATTTTGGAGTTGATTCTTATATTCCAGGAAATTCAAATCAGAGTTTAGATGATTATGTTACATCTAAAGCAATAGACGGATTATTTACAATAATTGCACAAAAAGAAGCAGCAATTAGAAAAAATCCACTAGAACAAACATCAACAATACTAAAAGAAGTATTTGGAAAATAG
- the htpG gene encoding molecular chaperone HtpG, with protein sequence MAKHQFQTEVGQLLHLMTHSLYSNKEIFIRELVSNASDAIDKLNYLRLTDENLKEKFADFKGEINISFDEKDKSLSIIDNGIGMNEADLIASIGTIAKSGTKSFVEALTGDAKKDSNLIGQFGVGFYSVFMVANKVDVISKKAGEEQAYKWSSDGTGEFDLAPCTKETNGTVIYIQLKDEEAEEFASKYRIKNIVEKYSNHIAYPIFLNYDEEVSEPLSEEDEKAGKKAEKKTERKHEQINAATALWMQPKAKLKEQDYNDFYKSISHDSSDPMLTIHTKTEGVNEYTTLFYIPKIAPMDMYRADFQSGVKLYVKRVFITDDEKELLPIYLRFVRGIIDSEDLPLNVSREILQENRILANIKQSSVKKILSEIKKLSKDEEKYAEFVAQYIRPLKEGVYQDYTNKEAILELLRYKSTKTEIGKMTSLEAYKERANSEQKAIYYIVGENEKVLRNSPLLESYKKNDIEVLILDDKEIDEIITPAIGAFKEWEFKDITAIEPPKVEQSEEEKKEVEEKFQDILSKIKDKLGDAVKDVKVTSRLSESPSCVVKDAADAQMAAMAHMFRQMGQAMPESAPILEINPEHEIVKKLNGCVDEATIEDVSWILLDQAKLSEGIEITDTVAFAQRLSRITAKAL encoded by the coding sequence ATGGCAAAACATCAATTTCAGACAGAAGTAGGACAACTATTACATTTAATGACACACTCTTTATATTCAAATAAAGAGATTTTTATAAGAGAACTTGTATCAAATGCAAGTGATGCAATCGATAAATTAAACTATTTAAGACTAACTGATGAAAATTTAAAAGAAAAATTTGCAGATTTTAAAGGTGAGATAAATATCTCTTTTGATGAAAAAGATAAATCTTTAAGTATTATAGATAATGGTATTGGTATGAATGAAGCTGATTTGATAGCTTCTATTGGTACTATTGCAAAATCTGGAACAAAATCATTTGTTGAAGCTTTAACAGGTGATGCAAAAAAAGATTCAAATCTTATTGGTCAATTTGGAGTAGGGTTTTATTCAGTATTTATGGTAGCAAATAAAGTAGATGTTATCTCTAAAAAAGCTGGAGAGGAACAAGCTTATAAGTGGAGTTCGGATGGAACAGGAGAGTTTGATTTAGCTCCTTGTACAAAAGAAACAAATGGTACAGTTATTTATATTCAATTAAAAGATGAAGAAGCAGAAGAATTTGCTTCAAAATATAGAATCAAAAATATTGTAGAAAAATATTCAAATCATATAGCTTATCCAATTTTCTTAAATTATGATGAAGAAGTAAGTGAACCTTTAAGTGAAGAAGATGAAAAAGCTGGTAAAAAAGCAGAGAAAAAAACTGAAAGAAAACATGAACAAATAAATGCTGCAACAGCACTTTGGATGCAACCAAAAGCAAAATTAAAAGAGCAAGATTATAATGATTTTTATAAATCAATTTCTCACGATAGTTCAGATCCGATGCTTACAATTCATACAAAAACAGAAGGTGTAAACGAATATACAACTCTATTTTATATCCCAAAAATTGCACCTATGGATATGTATAGAGCAGATTTCCAAAGTGGTGTTAAACTATATGTTAAAAGAGTATTTATTACTGATGATGAAAAAGAGTTATTACCAATATATTTAAGATTTGTTAGAGGTATTATTGATAGTGAAGATTTACCTTTAAATGTAAGTAGAGAGATTTTACAAGAAAATAGAATCTTAGCAAATATCAAACAATCAAGTGTTAAAAAGATTTTAAGTGAAATCAAAAAATTATCAAAAGATGAAGAAAAATATGCTGAATTTGTAGCTCAATATATAAGACCTTTAAAAGAGGGTGTTTACCAAGATTATACAAATAAAGAGGCGATTTTAGAACTTTTAAGATACAAATCAACAAAAACTGAAATTGGAAAAATGACTTCGTTAGAAGCATACAAAGAAAGAGCAAATAGTGAACAAAAAGCTATTTATTATATCGTTGGTGAAAATGAAAAAGTATTAAGAAACTCTCCTCTTTTAGAGTCATATAAGAAAAATGATATTGAAGTTTTAATCTTAGATGATAAAGAGATAGATGAGATTATCACTCCTGCAATTGGTGCGTTTAAAGAGTGGGAATTTAAAGATATTACAGCAATTGAACCTCCAAAAGTAGAACAAAGCGAAGAAGAAAAAAAAGAAGTTGAAGAAAAATTCCAAGATATTCTTTCAAAAATTAAAGATAAATTAGGTGATGCAGTAAAAGATGTAAAAGTTACTTCAAGATTAAGTGAATCTCCATCTTGCGTAGTAAAAGATGCAGCAGATGCTCAAATGGCAGCAATGGCTCATATGTTTAGACAAATGGGACAAGCTATGCCAGAAAGTGCTCCAATCTTAGAAATCAACCCAGAACATGAAATCGTAAAAAAACTAAATGGTTGTGTAGATGAAGCAACAATCGAAGATGTTTCTTGGATTTTACTAGACCAAGCAAAACTAAGTGAAGGTATAGAAATCACTGATACTGTAGCTTTTGCTCAAAGGTTATCAAGAATTACTGCTAAAGCTTTATAA
- the dbpA gene encoding ATP-dependent RNA helicase DbpA, translated as MQFSELNLSKEFLQNLDSLEYKTLTPIQEKTIPDALQDKDLIAKAKTGSGKTVAFCLPIVNKLKAKEFKIQALILAPTRELANQIAQNLRKLSRHIHNVKVLTLCGGVPFKPQVVSLQHSAHIVVATPGRVLKHIKEKNINLENINTFVLDEADKMLDMGFYDDIMEIIENLPKNRQTMLFSATYEKNIETFASNILKNPIYKEISDEKEIFINQKFYEVTPSEKVSLIPALISENQAKTILIFCNMKITCEDLADDLYDLGLDILTLHSDLEQKQRDETMVLFSNKSYPILIATDVASRGLHIDDVDLVINYDLSLDEKIHTHRIGRTARAGKGGLAISLFTKEEIDKLEVIKNKFNNIIIEDSKEIKDDLSFEINSDFRTIFINGGKKQKVRKGDILGALISEMNLKSEDIGKIDTMDFCSYVTIKKDKISNIFSTSKSMKIKGKYYSILEK; from the coding sequence ATGCAGTTTTCAGAACTAAACCTTTCTAAAGAGTTTTTACAAAATTTAGACTCTTTAGAATACAAAACTTTAACTCCAATTCAAGAAAAAACTATTCCAGATGCTTTACAAGATAAAGATTTAATAGCAAAAGCAAAAACTGGTTCAGGAAAAACGGTTGCATTTTGCTTACCAATAGTAAACAAATTAAAAGCAAAAGAGTTTAAAATTCAAGCATTGATTTTAGCTCCAACAAGAGAGTTAGCAAATCAAATAGCACAAAATTTAAGAAAATTATCTAGACATATTCATAATGTAAAAGTTTTAACCTTATGTGGTGGAGTTCCTTTCAAACCTCAAGTTGTCTCTTTGCAACATAGTGCTCATATTGTTGTGGCTACACCAGGAAGAGTTTTAAAACATATAAAAGAGAAAAATATAAATTTAGAAAATATTAATACTTTTGTTTTAGATGAAGCTGATAAGATGCTTGATATGGGATTTTATGATGATATTATGGAAATAATTGAGAATTTACCTAAAAATAGACAAACTATGCTTTTTTCAGCAACTTATGAAAAAAATATAGAAACTTTTGCTTCAAATATTTTAAAAAATCCAATTTATAAAGAAATTTCTGATGAAAAGGAGATTTTTATAAATCAAAAATTTTATGAAGTTACTCCGAGTGAAAAAGTATCACTTATTCCTGCACTTATATCTGAAAATCAAGCAAAAACAATTTTAATTTTTTGTAATATGAAAATCACTTGTGAAGATTTGGCTGATGATTTATATGATTTAGGGCTTGATATTTTAACTTTACATTCTGATTTAGAACAAAAACAAAGAGATGAAACAATGGTTTTATTTTCAAATAAATCATATCCAATACTTATAGCAACAGATGTTGCTTCAAGAGGACTTCATATTGATGATGTTGATTTAGTTATCAACTATGACTTAAGTTTGGATGAAAAAATACATACTCATAGAATAGGAAGAACAGCAAGAGCAGGCAAAGGTGGTTTAGCAATCTCTTTATTTACTAAAGAAGAAATAGATAAATTAGAAGTTATAAAAAATAAATTTAATAATATTATAATTGAAGATTCAAAAGAGATAAAAGATGATTTATCTTTCGAAATAAATTCTGATTTTAGAACAATTTTTATCAATGGTGGTAAGAAGCAGAAAGTAAGAAAAGGCGATATTTTAGGAGCACTCATTTCAGAAATGAATTTAAAAAGTGAAGATATAGGAAAAATCGATACAATGGATTTTTGTTCTTATGTTACAATAAAGAAAGATAAAATTAGTAATATTTTTTCAACATCAAAATCTATGAAAATTAAGGGAAAATATTATAGTATATTAGAAAAATAA